Genomic window (Planococcus sp. MSAK28401):
CCTGCGTGTTTTGGCGAAAGATGTGCGCTCGGGTTTTTAGGCGCCTTGGCATCGACCGGCTCATCATCCATATCGATTGTATCCAAGTTCGGCAATTTATTGATGATCAACATGCCGACTATATACGTTATGCCGATTGCCAGTGCATCGAGGCCGATCCCGAGGACCGTGACATCGGTGCGCAGCCATAATGCCAAGAGCAATAGCACGGTCAGGAAGATGCCGAGCAGAGAAGAGTAGGTATGGTCCTTGGAAGCGCGCTCGAGCATGCGTCTGCGGTTCAGCAGCAAATCGAATCCGGCTAAAATAAATAAGTTGAATAAATTCGAGCCGATCATATTGCCGACTGCGATATCCGCATTGCCGATGGCGGCTGCCGAGAAACTAGTGGAAATTTCTGGGAGGCTAGTGGCGCCCGCAAGCAGGAGCGTGCCGACCATCATGCCGCCCATCGCTGATTTTTCACTGATGACATCCGCATACTGGGACAATTTAATGGCGGCGAATACGGTGACAGCTGCCGCTAATAGAAAATAAATGAATACCAATAGCTATTCCTCCTAAATGGGTTTCTTCTATTATACATAAAAAACAGCCGGGTTAGCCGGCCGTTGATTACTCGTCTTCTTCAGGTTTTGCTTTATACATGGTGACATAAGAAGAACCGGAGAAGATATTAGCACGTGGTTTTTCTGCTGCTTCCTGCGGCTTCTCTGAATGCGCTTTGGCAAAAGCCTGTGATTCTTTCCATTTTTCATAGAATGCCGGTGATTCCCATTCGGTCAAGACGACATACGTGTCTGAATCGAGCGGCCGCAAGACGCGAAAAGCGACATATCCGGGTTCATTTTCGATGGCGCCGGCGCGATTCTTGAAGCGGTGTTCAAAAATAGGCCGACCTTCGTCGGCAACGGGGATGTTATTCATGACAAAAAATCCCTTTTCGCGGAATTCGCCGGTACCATCGACTACTTCGTAGCGGCGCGGCGTTTGGAAAGTGGATTTTCCTTCGGTTTCGTGCAATAGCAAAGTCGTGTTTTCGCCTTGCATGAGCACCATCGTTTCATCAGCATGCTTTTCACGCATTTTTTTCATAAAATCGTAAGTTCCTGTCGTCATATAAACATTCATTGAAAAAGCCTCCTAGTGATTGAATCCATTTTGAATTGCTACCTCACTTTTCCCTAAAATCGGATGCTTGAAACGGAAGGTGTCAAATCCGTGAAGGCATTCGGGTCTAATTTATGACAATTGCGCCTGGATTCTATACAATAAGGGACGGAGCGTCTATAGTATAGACGGATAATGAAGGATAAACTATAGCCGCAAAGACTGAAGGGATGACTAATTCATGACTTTTAATGATACGTACCTGCGCGCAGCGCGTGGAGAGAAAAC
Coding sequences:
- a CDS encoding sodium:calcium antiporter; this encodes MVFIYFLLAAAVTVFAAIKLSQYADVISEKSAMGGMMVGTLLLAGATSLPEISTSFSAAAIGNADIAVGNMIGSNLFNLFILAGFDLLLNRRRMLERASKDHTYSSLLGIFLTVLLLLALWLRTDVTVLGIGLDALAIGITYIVGMLIINKLPNLDTIDMDDEPVDAKAPKNPSAHLSPKHAGIRFAIVAVIIMAAGTALSITGDEIAVVTGIGSSFVGSFLVAAATSLPEAISVFVALRLSNVNMAVGAVLGSNIFNMVILALSDPIYVEGSIIAEVSGANFIIASAVLVMSLLVMFSLYRPKTASTWAYSVPSILVILLYFVASYLNFTY
- a CDS encoding antibiotic biosynthesis monooxygenase family protein, yielding MNVYMTTGTYDFMKKMREKHADETMVLMQGENTTLLLHETEGKSTFQTPRRYEVVDGTGEFREKGFFVMNNIPVADEGRPIFEHRFKNRAGAIENEPGYVAFRVLRPLDSDTYVVLTEWESPAFYEKWKESQAFAKAHSEKPQEAAEKPRANIFSGSSYVTMYKAKPEEDE